In a genomic window of Spirosoma agri:
- a CDS encoding glycosyltransferase family 2 protein — protein MSADPSISQTDIAGVVVLYNSPPDCLENIRTYRAQIDRLYVVDNSPITSPWITSTLLNDPGIRYYPFPQNVGIATALNVGAQQAISDGYQYLLTMDDDSRAPANLVSSMIHYLTTNQSDSVGILAPKHILSALVSEQPTPERARANEVITTMTSGNLVNLAAYKQVGPFDDGLFIDVVDHDFDLRLKAAGYRIVELTNLYLIHRLGTQKRLPLTSLTFVSHSPARNYYLIRNSILVARHHWKHTPGYSLTAALTILIEAAKIGLFEDQKLVRLRLVLKAIHDAIRYRKGPLSQD, from the coding sequence ATGAGCGCAGACCCATCGATTAGCCAGACCGATATTGCCGGTGTTGTCGTTCTGTACAACAGCCCACCCGACTGTCTGGAAAACATTAGAACGTACCGCGCTCAGATCGACCGGCTTTACGTCGTTGATAATTCACCTATCACATCGCCGTGGATCACGAGCACGCTACTCAATGACCCAGGCATCCGCTATTATCCTTTCCCGCAGAATGTTGGCATCGCTACGGCGTTGAATGTAGGGGCTCAACAGGCCATCAGCGACGGGTATCAGTATCTGTTAACGATGGACGACGACAGCCGGGCTCCAGCCAATCTGGTTTCGAGCATGATCCATTATCTGACCACGAACCAGTCGGATTCCGTAGGTATTCTAGCGCCGAAACATATCCTGTCGGCCCTTGTTTCGGAGCAGCCAACACCCGAACGGGCGCGGGCTAATGAGGTGATCACGACGATGACATCGGGCAATCTAGTCAATTTAGCCGCGTACAAACAGGTCGGCCCTTTCGACGATGGCCTGTTCATCGATGTTGTCGATCATGATTTTGACCTGCGCTTAAAAGCCGCCGGTTACCGCATCGTTGAACTGACCAACCTGTATCTAATTCACCGACTCGGCACCCAAAAACGGCTACCTCTAACGTCTCTAACGTTTGTTTCTCACAGCCCGGCCCGCAATTACTACCTCATTCGCAATAGCATTCTTGTAGCCCGGCATCACTGGAAACACACTCCCGGCTATAGCCTGACGGCAGCCCTGACGATTCTGATCGAAGCAGCTAAGATTGGCTTGTTCGAAGATCAAAAACTTGTTCGTCTCCGCCTGGTTTTGAAAGCCATCCATGACGCGATCCGTTATCGAAAGGGGCCTCTCTCACAAGATTGA
- a CDS encoding NAD-dependent epimerase/dehydratase family protein, which translates to MVSDVKTVLVTGATGFVGHYVVDQLLTLDGVRVITTARTKPATPRLKTQFIPFDLRTDASDVDLFTYFNKPDLVIHLAWQGLPDYKSLAHINTYWLQHYRFLTNLLRNGLTNLTVTGTCLEYGLQSGCLSEALPTQPTTAYGLAKDTLRKALDLFLTGQNVSFRWLRLFYMHGKGQNPRSLLAQVEAAAQRNEMVFNMSKGEQLRDYLPIDTVANYIVQAALQTTVTGVINCCSGRPIAVRTLVEQFMEEHQYRLTLNLGYYPYPDYEPLAFWGNSQKLETILTA; encoded by the coding sequence ATGGTGAGCGACGTAAAAACAGTGCTGGTCACCGGTGCAACGGGCTTTGTTGGTCACTATGTTGTGGATCAATTGCTGACTTTGGATGGCGTTCGTGTGATTACTACGGCCCGAACTAAGCCAGCGACTCCGCGATTAAAGACGCAATTTATCCCCTTCGATCTACGTACTGACGCGAGTGACGTTGACCTATTTACGTATTTCAACAAGCCCGATCTCGTTATCCATCTGGCATGGCAGGGGCTACCGGATTATAAATCTCTGGCGCACATCAACACGTACTGGCTCCAGCATTATCGGTTTCTGACCAATTTGCTCCGAAACGGCCTAACCAACCTGACCGTAACGGGTACCTGCCTGGAATATGGTCTGCAAAGTGGTTGCTTATCCGAAGCGTTGCCGACCCAGCCCACAACGGCCTATGGCCTGGCAAAAGATACACTGCGCAAAGCCCTCGACTTATTTTTGACGGGTCAAAACGTATCGTTCAGGTGGTTGCGTTTGTTCTATATGCATGGGAAAGGGCAAAATCCAAGGTCGCTGTTGGCCCAGGTCGAAGCCGCTGCCCAACGCAACGAGATGGTGTTCAACATGTCGAAAGGGGAACAACTCCGCGATTATCTACCCATCGATACCGTCGCGAACTACATCGTACAGGCTGCTTTGCAGACAACCGTTACCGGGGTTATCAATTGCTGTAGTGGTCGGCCGATTGCCGTACGAACACTGGTGGAACAATTTATGGAGGAACATCAATACCGGCTGACGCTGAACCTCGGTTATTATCCGTATCCAGACTACGAACCGCTGGCTTTCTGGGGCAACAGCCAGAAATTGGAAACGATCCTCACCGCATAG
- a CDS encoding glycosyltransferase family 4 protein, producing MKLLYIVDNYYPHIGGAELLFQQLAEGMAAQNHTVTVLAPKNFPDYLDNESHNGVRIVRQRVPPFAQRYFFTFWAIVKAITLARKHDLIHTATYNSIVPSWIAGKVTGTKTVLTVYEVWDQKWYSLSGQSRLKATILRLIERILLSFHFDQVICISDSTLRDYQQLFPTSRAKRIYPGVDYASMDNVTLTKEQKAAFRRSKGWSAEDYVVLGFGRPGISKGFDYLVDAVPGVLDTLPRASFRFIWPSAPNFISLRDSLVQRLHSFNRPDAIEVLDKQTRADLFAYLQSVDCVVIPSLAEGFGYAAIEACRLAKSVVATKAGSIPEVVSGNVYLVTPANSSALAQGIIDSRNQTTSQQAAHLFTNEATLALHVQVYETLLGKRRESDTAIG from the coding sequence ATGAAGCTGCTTTACATCGTTGACAACTACTACCCTCATATTGGCGGGGCCGAACTGCTGTTTCAGCAGTTGGCGGAGGGTATGGCCGCGCAAAACCACACGGTAACGGTACTCGCGCCAAAGAATTTCCCGGATTATCTAGATAACGAGTCTCACAACGGCGTTCGCATCGTTCGCCAGCGCGTACCTCCCTTTGCCCAGCGGTATTTTTTCACGTTCTGGGCGATTGTTAAGGCGATCACCTTGGCCCGGAAGCACGATTTGATTCATACGGCTACCTATAATTCAATTGTCCCGTCCTGGATTGCGGGAAAAGTAACCGGCACAAAAACGGTGCTGACGGTCTACGAAGTGTGGGATCAGAAATGGTATAGCCTGAGTGGACAAAGTCGGCTGAAAGCGACCATCTTGCGGCTTATCGAGCGTATTCTGCTTAGCTTCCACTTCGATCAGGTCATTTGTATTTCAGACAGTACACTCCGGGATTATCAGCAACTTTTTCCAACGTCACGGGCCAAGCGCATTTATCCGGGCGTTGACTACGCGAGTATGGACAACGTTACGCTTACCAAAGAGCAGAAGGCCGCTTTCAGACGGTCGAAAGGATGGTCGGCGGAGGATTACGTGGTACTCGGCTTTGGGCGGCCCGGTATCTCGAAAGGATTCGACTACCTGGTAGATGCCGTTCCCGGTGTACTGGACACATTGCCCAGGGCGTCCTTTCGCTTTATCTGGCCGTCGGCCCCTAACTTCATTTCCCTTCGGGATTCACTGGTTCAGCGGCTGCACTCGTTCAATCGACCGGATGCCATCGAGGTACTGGACAAACAGACGCGGGCCGACCTGTTTGCCTACCTTCAAAGCGTCGATTGCGTGGTAATTCCGTCACTGGCGGAGGGTTTTGGCTATGCCGCGATAGAAGCCTGTCGACTCGCCAAGAGCGTCGTTGCCACAAAGGCGGGATCGATTCCTGAAGTGGTCAGCGGTAACGTCTACCTGGTCACTCCCGCCAATAGTTCGGCGCTGGCTCAAGGCATTATCGATAGTCGGAACCAGACCACGTCACAGCAAGCGGCTCACTTGTTCACAAATGAAGCGACACTCGCTTTGCATGTTCAGGTATACGAAACACTGCTCGGCAAACGGCGAGAAAGCGACACCGCTATTGGCTAA
- a CDS encoding glycosyltransferase family 2 protein gives MSTPTPSQPLVSIVIPVYNQKLQYLREALESAFAQTYTHLEVVVSDNHSTNDVPAYLASVTDTRLRVRKPDQFLPMAQNFQFAADQATGEFVVFLCSDDYLYPNFVRSLIPELIERPNTSFGYAELECVEHYDLEKIRFFYHRKDTAYRPANESLLELLNVRPLLGFFPSLIMRRSAYQQIRHLLSGEFFFAFDVAIVFSLHELGDVFYLNKPLGKVRYWTAIDGKTSDDRFLEFISDAGKLCTLVEQSSVLAPGNPTVREWRLFQARRWLLVALFWSVRGNISVEKTRRGIDQVEQQIARQPIWSSLLLWSLGNPQAKLLRPLFRGTFQTLWSLQSLIKKPM, from the coding sequence ATGTCTACACCCACCCCGTCGCAGCCGCTCGTCAGTATTGTCATTCCGGTGTATAATCAGAAGCTGCAATACCTGCGGGAAGCCCTCGAAAGCGCCTTTGCCCAAACCTACACCCATCTGGAAGTCGTTGTATCCGACAATCATTCGACCAACGACGTGCCGGCTTATCTGGCTTCGGTCACTGATACACGCTTGCGTGTTCGCAAGCCCGATCAGTTTTTGCCGATGGCCCAGAATTTTCAGTTTGCCGCCGATCAGGCAACGGGAGAGTTCGTCGTTTTTTTGTGCTCCGATGATTACCTCTACCCCAATTTTGTCCGCTCCCTGATTCCCGAGCTAATCGAGCGACCCAACACGTCATTTGGCTACGCGGAACTGGAATGCGTCGAACATTATGACCTGGAGAAGATTCGGTTTTTCTACCATCGAAAAGACACTGCTTACCGTCCAGCGAACGAATCGTTGCTGGAGTTACTCAACGTTCGGCCACTATTGGGCTTCTTCCCGTCACTGATCATGCGCCGGAGTGCCTATCAACAAATCAGGCATTTGCTTTCGGGTGAATTCTTTTTCGCTTTCGACGTAGCGATTGTCTTTTCCCTGCACGAACTGGGTGATGTTTTTTACCTCAACAAACCGCTCGGCAAGGTGCGTTACTGGACAGCCATTGACGGTAAAACAAGCGACGACCGCTTTCTGGAGTTTATCAGTGATGCCGGCAAACTCTGCACCCTGGTCGAACAGTCATCCGTATTGGCACCCGGCAATCCGACCGTTCGGGAATGGCGTTTGTTTCAGGCCAGGCGCTGGCTGCTAGTCGCTTTGTTCTGGTCGGTACGGGGCAACATCTCTGTCGAAAAAACCCGACGCGGTATCGATCAGGTTGAGCAGCAGATCGCCCGGCAACCCATTTGGAGTTCGCTGCTGCTCTGGTCGCTGGGTAATCCACAGGCCAAACTGCTGCGTCCGCTGTTCCGGGGGACATTTCAGACGCTCTGGTCGTTGCAATCGCTGATCAAGAAACCGATGTAA
- the gcvP gene encoding aminomethyl-transferring glycine dehydrogenase, producing MKLNLRYQESFEERHHGSGQADASQAEMLQTISATGLPVDSIDKLIDQTVPATIRLPRPLNLPAPKSETQFLADFKKLAGQNKVFKSYIGTGYYDTVTPNVILRNILENPGWYTAYTPYQAEIAQGRLEALLNFQTVVSDLTGMDLANASLLDEGTAAAEAMHMLYAMRPAARKLASTFFVSERCHPQTIDVLLTRATPIGINVLVGDHRTVDLTSGDIFGVLLQYPASDGEVFDYTDLISAAHELNITVAVAADLLALTLLTPPGEMGADVVVGSAQRFGVPMGYGGPHAAYFATRDAFKRQIPGRIIGVSQDAEGKPALRMALQTREQHIRREKATSNICTAQVLLAVMAGSYAVYHGPQRLRTIAEKVHGLTKAFATALRWSAHELSTENYFDTVTVKVGDTESLKKSARAAQINLRYLPDGERVSVSFDETKTLDDLVELLGVFGVKCDLEAIENELEIGWPERLVRQSAYLTHPVFNTHHTEHEMLRYLKSLEEKDLSLVHSMISLGSCTMKLNATAEMIPVTWPEIGKLHPFAPKDQTAGYQQLFSDLNDWLCEITGFAAMSLQPNSGAQGEYAGLMVIRAYHESRNDHHRNVSLIPQSAHGTNPASAVMAGMKVVIVKCDERGNIDVADLKAKAEQYSNDLSCLMVTYPSTHGVFEESIKEICETIHQHGGQVYMDGANMNAQVGLTSPATIGADVCHLNLHKTFCIPHGGGGPGMGPIGVVAHLAPFLPGHALVQTGGDKAIHAVSAAPYGSASILVISYAYIAMMGGEGLTNATKRAILNANYIKARLNGHYEALYAGANGRAAHEMIIDCRPFKAVAGVEVEDIAKRLMDYGFHAPTVSFPVAGTMMIEPTESESKAELDRFCDALIAIREEIREIETGAADRTSNVLKHAPHTAMVVLVDNWTRPYSREKAVYPLPQVRARKFWPSVSRIDSAYGDRNLICACVPTEAYAAEAEEASLEQQA from the coding sequence ATGAAGTTGAACCTTCGTTACCAGGAGTCATTTGAAGAGCGTCACCACGGTTCCGGTCAAGCCGACGCATCTCAGGCCGAAATGCTCCAGACTATTTCTGCGACTGGCTTGCCGGTCGACTCCATCGACAAACTTATTGATCAGACGGTTCCGGCCACAATCCGGCTCCCTCGCCCGCTTAATCTGCCAGCGCCCAAATCGGAAACGCAATTTCTGGCCGATTTTAAGAAGCTGGCTGGTCAGAACAAAGTTTTTAAATCGTACATCGGTACCGGTTACTACGATACCGTCACGCCGAATGTTATCCTTCGTAACATTCTGGAAAATCCAGGCTGGTATACCGCTTACACGCCTTACCAGGCCGAGATTGCACAAGGGCGTTTAGAAGCACTGCTTAATTTTCAGACGGTCGTGTCTGATCTGACTGGTATGGATCTGGCCAATGCTTCGCTACTCGACGAAGGTACGGCGGCTGCGGAAGCCATGCATATGCTGTACGCAATGCGTCCGGCTGCGCGGAAATTGGCCAGTACCTTCTTCGTCTCGGAGCGTTGTCATCCCCAAACGATCGATGTCCTGCTGACGCGGGCAACCCCGATTGGCATTAACGTGCTCGTGGGCGATCACCGTACTGTTGACCTCACCAGTGGCGACATTTTTGGTGTTCTGCTTCAATACCCAGCCTCCGACGGTGAAGTATTTGACTATACAGACCTTATTTCGGCTGCTCACGAACTTAACATTACCGTTGCCGTAGCGGCTGACTTATTGGCGCTGACACTGCTGACCCCTCCGGGTGAAATGGGAGCCGATGTGGTGGTTGGCTCGGCACAACGCTTTGGCGTTCCGATGGGATATGGTGGCCCACATGCGGCTTATTTCGCTACCCGTGACGCGTTTAAACGACAGATTCCTGGTCGGATTATCGGCGTTTCGCAGGATGCCGAAGGAAAACCCGCCTTGCGGATGGCTCTGCAAACGCGTGAACAGCACATCCGTCGCGAAAAAGCAACGTCGAACATTTGCACCGCGCAGGTTTTACTCGCTGTTATGGCGGGTAGCTACGCCGTTTACCACGGCCCACAGCGGTTACGGACCATCGCCGAAAAAGTGCATGGTCTAACGAAAGCGTTTGCTACAGCCCTTCGCTGGAGTGCACATGAACTCAGCACCGAAAATTATTTCGATACGGTTACCGTGAAAGTTGGCGATACCGAATCGTTGAAGAAGTCGGCCCGTGCTGCCCAGATCAACCTGCGGTATCTACCCGACGGCGAACGGGTGAGCGTATCGTTCGATGAGACAAAAACGCTGGATGACCTTGTTGAACTGCTTGGCGTTTTTGGCGTAAAATGCGATCTGGAAGCAATTGAGAATGAACTGGAAATTGGCTGGCCCGAACGGCTGGTACGTCAGTCGGCTTATCTGACCCATCCTGTTTTCAATACGCACCATACCGAACACGAGATGCTGCGTTACCTGAAATCGCTGGAAGAAAAAGACCTGTCACTGGTTCATTCCATGATTTCGTTGGGTAGTTGCACCATGAAACTCAACGCCACCGCCGAAATGATTCCGGTAACGTGGCCTGAGATTGGTAAGCTGCATCCCTTTGCCCCCAAAGACCAGACCGCCGGTTATCAGCAATTATTTAGCGATCTGAACGACTGGTTGTGTGAAATCACGGGTTTTGCCGCGATGTCATTGCAGCCTAACTCGGGTGCACAGGGTGAATATGCCGGGCTGATGGTCATTCGGGCCTATCACGAAAGCCGGAATGATCACCACCGTAACGTCTCGCTGATTCCACAATCGGCGCACGGTACTAATCCGGCCAGCGCCGTGATGGCAGGCATGAAAGTCGTAATCGTCAAATGCGACGAACGCGGCAACATTGACGTGGCCGACCTGAAAGCTAAAGCTGAACAGTACAGTAATGACCTGTCCTGTCTGATGGTCACCTACCCATCGACCCACGGCGTTTTTGAGGAGAGCATCAAAGAAATCTGCGAAACCATTCACCAGCACGGTGGACAGGTTTATATGGATGGGGCCAACATGAATGCGCAGGTTGGCCTGACATCGCCCGCAACGATTGGAGCCGATGTTTGTCACCTGAATCTGCACAAAACGTTCTGTATTCCTCACGGTGGTGGTGGTCCTGGTATGGGTCCTATTGGCGTCGTTGCCCATCTGGCACCGTTCCTGCCCGGCCACGCGCTGGTACAAACGGGTGGTGATAAGGCCATTCATGCAGTATCAGCAGCTCCGTATGGTTCAGCAAGTATCCTGGTTATTTCGTATGCCTACATTGCCATGATGGGCGGTGAAGGACTGACAAATGCGACGAAGCGGGCGATCCTGAATGCGAACTACATCAAAGCACGGTTGAATGGCCATTACGAAGCATTATACGCGGGTGCCAATGGTCGGGCTGCTCACGAGATGATCATTGACTGCCGTCCGTTCAAAGCGGTGGCGGGTGTTGAGGTGGAGGACATTGCAAAGCGGTTGATGGATTACGGTTTCCATGCACCGACGGTTTCGTTCCCGGTAGCCGGAACGATGATGATTGAGCCAACGGAATCGGAGTCGAAAGCTGAACTCGACCGTTTCTGTGATGCACTGATCGCAATTCGTGAAGAAATCCGCGAGATCGAAACGGGTGCCGCCGACCGGACAAGTAACGTCCTGAAGCACGCGCCACACACGGCTATGGTAGTACTAGTCGATAACTGGACTCGCCCCTATAGCCGCGAGAAAGCTGTTTATCCATTGCCCCAGGTTCGCGCCCGTAAGTTCTGGCCGAGTGTGAGTCGGATCGATTCAGCTTATGGTGACCGGAATCTGATCTGCGCCTGTGTGCCAACAGAGGCTTATGCTGCGGAAGCTGAAGAAGC
- a CDS encoding class I SAM-dependent methyltransferase encodes MNCRFCQTPLQHVFIDLLNSPASNSFLTQEQLNEPETFYPLKVYTCSNCLLVQIDEYKKSDAIFDSEYVYFSSFSTSWLAHAKRYVADMTERFGLNTDSQVIEIASNDGYLLQYFHEKQIPVLGIEPTTNTAAIAIEKGIPTITRFFGTQLAGELAQAGTKADLLLGNNVLAHVPDIVDFVAGMKIVLKPTGVITMEFPHLLNLVEQNQFDTIYHEHFSYLSLHTVSQIFESQGLVLFDVEEIPTHGGSLRIYAKHADDTTKAISPNVAALRQKEEETGLTDLAYYSDFQQKAAQVKIDLLRFLIEQKRAGKSVAAYGAAAKGNTLLNFCGVKNDLIASVVDANPAKQDKFLPASHIPVVREEHLKAQEPDYVLILPWNLRDEITDQLAYIREWGGQFVVAIPELTVW; translated from the coding sequence ATGAATTGCCGCTTTTGCCAAACGCCCCTTCAACACGTCTTCATCGATCTGCTCAACTCGCCCGCGTCGAACTCGTTTCTGACGCAAGAGCAGTTGAACGAGCCAGAAACGTTTTATCCGTTGAAGGTTTACACCTGTTCGAACTGCTTGCTCGTTCAGATTGATGAGTACAAAAAGTCGGACGCTATTTTCGATAGCGAGTACGTTTACTTTTCGTCGTTTTCGACCTCCTGGCTGGCCCACGCCAAACGGTACGTAGCCGACATGACCGAACGCTTTGGTTTGAATACCGACTCACAGGTAATCGAAATTGCCTCCAACGACGGGTATCTGCTTCAATACTTTCACGAGAAACAGATTCCGGTTTTGGGGATCGAGCCAACGACCAATACCGCAGCCATAGCCATCGAGAAAGGTATTCCCACCATCACGCGCTTCTTCGGAACCCAATTAGCTGGCGAACTGGCGCAGGCTGGCACTAAGGCCGACTTGCTCCTGGGCAACAACGTTTTAGCCCACGTACCGGATATTGTCGATTTCGTGGCCGGGATGAAGATCGTGCTGAAGCCGACGGGTGTGATCACGATGGAATTCCCCCATCTGCTGAATCTGGTCGAGCAAAACCAGTTCGATACGATCTATCACGAGCATTTTTCGTACCTCTCGCTTCATACCGTTAGCCAGATTTTTGAATCGCAGGGATTAGTGCTGTTCGACGTTGAGGAAATTCCGACGCATGGCGGGTCACTGCGGATTTACGCCAAACACGCGGACGATACCACGAAGGCTATTTCCCCAAACGTAGCCGCTTTACGTCAGAAAGAAGAAGAAACCGGGCTTACGGATTTGGCTTATTACTCCGATTTTCAACAGAAAGCGGCTCAGGTAAAAATTGATCTGCTCCGTTTTCTGATCGAGCAGAAGCGGGCAGGCAAGTCGGTGGCGGCTTACGGGGCTGCGGCTAAAGGCAATACGCTGCTCAACTTTTGCGGGGTCAAAAATGATCTGATTGCGTCCGTCGTTGATGCGAACCCGGCCAAACAGGATAAGTTCTTGCCGGCCAGCCATATCCCGGTAGTACGGGAAGAACATTTAAAAGCGCAGGAACCCGACTATGTCCTAATTTTGCCTTGGAATCTGCGTGATGAAATTACCGACCAACTGGCCTACATCCGCGAGTGGGGCGGTCAATTTGTTGTAGCTATTCCTGAATTAACCGTATGGTGA
- the rfbC gene encoding dTDP-4-dehydrorhamnose 3,5-epimerase, which translates to MTFTETPLAGAYLIQLSPRSDHRGWFARTYDKAAFAQIGHTADWVQMNHSMTHQPGAVRGMHFQRSPKAEIKLVRCVAGRVFDVIIDLRVSSPTLGHWFGTELSAENQQMLYIPKGFAHGFQTLTTDCQLIYCHSETYSPDHEGAVRYNDPHIGISWPLPITDLSERDANHALLTDRFVGIPV; encoded by the coding sequence ATGACGTTCACCGAAACTCCACTAGCGGGTGCTTACCTGATCCAACTATCCCCCCGCAGCGATCATCGCGGGTGGTTTGCCCGGACATACGACAAGGCGGCTTTTGCGCAAATTGGTCACACTGCCGATTGGGTTCAAATGAACCACTCGATGACGCATCAGCCGGGTGCTGTTCGGGGTATGCACTTTCAGCGATCGCCCAAAGCCGAGATAAAATTAGTGCGCTGCGTGGCGGGCCGGGTATTCGATGTTATTATCGATTTGCGGGTGAGTTCGCCAACGTTAGGCCATTGGTTCGGGACCGAACTATCCGCCGAAAACCAGCAGATGCTGTATATTCCCAAAGGATTTGCGCATGGTTTTCAGACGCTTACGACTGACTGTCAGCTTATTTATTGCCATAGCGAAACCTATTCACCCGATCACGAAGGAGCTGTCCGGTATAACGACCCACACATTGGCATTTCCTGGCCATTACCCATTACAGACCTTTCGGAGCGCGATGCCAATCACGCGCTCTTAACCGACCGATTCGTCGGCATACCTGTGTGA
- the rfbG gene encoding CDP-glucose 4,6-dehydratase has protein sequence MPPLFADQYRNKTVLLTGHTGFKGSWLAYWLHQLGATVIGYSLPAPTDPSHWQLLGLPIVGEIGTINDQQRLLSVFAAHQPDIVIHMAAQALVRYSYRNPLETIETNVLGTANVLECTRQTPSVRAVVVVTSDKCYENPEDGRPLTEADRMGGYDPYSMSKGAAELVTNSYRNSFFSLTNYGRTHQTLVASVRAGNVIGGGDWAEDRLIPDLIRGSVSNQRVAIRNPEAVRPWQHVLEPLSGYLVVGQRLLMGDTAAATGWNFGPPPDDILPVRAVVELAKTRWSAIGIDEVTSANNPHEAQLLRLDITKAHQQLGWYPVWDMRTTIERTIDWYKAYYDNEPLRTEADLNAYIQQAQAANLLWTR, from the coding sequence ATGCCCCCCCTTTTCGCGGATCAATATCGCAACAAAACTGTACTGCTCACGGGCCATACCGGATTCAAAGGCTCTTGGTTGGCATACTGGCTGCATCAACTGGGGGCAACGGTAATTGGCTATTCGCTGCCAGCACCAACTGATCCAAGCCACTGGCAGCTGCTCGGGTTACCTATCGTCGGAGAGATTGGTACAATCAATGACCAACAGCGGCTACTGTCTGTTTTTGCTGCGCATCAACCCGACATCGTCATTCACATGGCAGCTCAGGCGCTGGTTCGGTATTCGTACCGAAATCCGCTTGAAACCATCGAAACCAATGTACTGGGAACGGCGAATGTGCTGGAATGCACCCGTCAGACACCATCGGTGCGGGCTGTCGTGGTCGTGACCAGCGATAAGTGCTACGAAAATCCGGAGGATGGCCGCCCCCTGACCGAAGCCGACCGCATGGGGGGCTATGATCCGTACAGCATGTCGAAGGGTGCCGCTGAACTAGTTACGAACAGTTATCGAAATTCATTTTTCAGCCTGACCAATTACGGCAGAACACACCAGACCCTAGTAGCCAGCGTCCGCGCCGGTAACGTGATCGGTGGGGGTGACTGGGCCGAAGACCGGCTGATTCCCGATCTGATCCGGGGGAGCGTTTCCAACCAGCGCGTGGCTATTCGCAATCCCGAAGCGGTGCGGCCCTGGCAACACGTCCTCGAACCGTTATCGGGCTATCTAGTCGTTGGACAGCGGTTGCTCATGGGCGATACGGCAGCAGCTACCGGCTGGAACTTCGGACCTCCACCGGATGACATTCTCCCGGTACGAGCGGTTGTTGAACTGGCAAAAACCCGCTGGTCTGCTATCGGTATCGACGAAGTAACATCGGCCAATAATCCGCACGAGGCCCAGCTCCTACGGCTCGACATCACAAAGGCACACCAGCAACTCGGCTGGTATCCCGTCTGGGACATGCGAACCACGATCGAACGCACCATTGACTGGTACAAAGCGTATTATGACAATGAGCCACTACGTACGGAGGCTGATCTGAATGCGTATATCCAACAGGCGCAGGCCGCTAACCTACTCTGGACCCGATGA
- the rfbF gene encoding glucose-1-phosphate cytidylyltransferase encodes MKVVILAGGLGTRLSEETVVKPKPMVEIGGMPILWHIMKIYSAHGFNEFVVCLGYKGYLIKEYFANYFLHQSDVTIDLSTNQVQVHNSQAEPWKITLVDTGNDSMTGGRIRRIRHHIGNEPFLLTYGDGVGDVNITELVAFHQAHGKRCTLTAVQPSARFGALDVSDTNGVRSFLEKPKGDGAWINGGFFVCQPDVFTYIADDRTTWERYPMETLAAEGELMAFKHDGFWKPMDTLRDKLELETAWNAGTAEWKIW; translated from the coding sequence ATGAAAGTGGTCATACTGGCTGGCGGTCTGGGCACCCGCCTGAGTGAAGAGACGGTCGTTAAGCCCAAGCCGATGGTTGAGATTGGCGGCATGCCAATCCTCTGGCATATTATGAAAATTTACTCGGCCCACGGATTCAATGAATTTGTCGTTTGCCTGGGTTACAAAGGCTACCTTATAAAAGAATATTTCGCTAATTATTTCCTCCATCAGTCCGACGTTACGATCGACTTAAGTACTAATCAGGTTCAGGTGCATAACTCACAGGCGGAGCCCTGGAAAATTACGCTGGTCGATACCGGAAACGACAGCATGACGGGTGGGCGCATCAGGCGCATTCGGCATCACATTGGTAACGAACCGTTTCTGCTCACCTACGGCGATGGCGTTGGCGACGTGAATATTACCGAACTCGTAGCGTTTCATCAGGCGCACGGGAAGCGTTGCACCTTGACTGCCGTACAACCCTCGGCCCGGTTTGGTGCTCTAGACGTAAGCGATACCAACGGCGTTCGCTCGTTTCTGGAAAAACCCAAGGGCGATGGGGCCTGGATCAACGGTGGGTTCTTTGTTTGCCAGCCGGATGTATTTACGTACATTGCTGACGATAGAACAACCTGGGAGCGATATCCGATGGAAACGCTGGCCGCTGAGGGCGAGCTGATGGCCTTCAAACACGACGGTTTCTGGAAGCCGATGGATACCCTCCGCGATAAGCTGGAACTCGAAACAGCCTGGAATGCGGGTACTGCCGAATGGAAAATCTGGTAA